The following nucleotide sequence is from Lujinxingia litoralis.
GAGCCCGAGTACGAGCACGAGCACGAGTTCGAGGTCGAGGTCGAGGTCGAGCCCGAGTACGAGTACGAGTACGAGTACGAGGTCGACGCAAAACACCCCACCTCCAGCGTTTGCCGGGGGTGGGGTGTTTTAATGATCGGACGTGTTCCCGAAGCCCGAGTTTATGGCGAGTAGGGCCAGGCGACGGGGGTGGGGGTGGCGCCGCTGCCCGGATGGCCAAGCTGACCAGCGTTATTTCGTCCCCAACAATACATAACGTTATCGGCAATGCCGCAGGAGTGCTCACCACCCGCAGCGATGCCAGACCACCCATTCAGTTCGCTATTAACTTCGGTAGGCGATGTGTTGGTATTTTGGTTATGACCCAGGCGCCCTTCACTCGCGCGCCCCCAACAATAAGCAACTTCATCGGCGATGGCGCAGGTGTGCTCTTTACCGGCGGTGATCTGGGAAAAGGTGAAACCGTTCACCTGGGCTACATCAGGCTCAGAATTGTGGCCGTTTTGGCCCGAGTCACCATTGCCCCAGCAGTAAGTTCGGTTTTCAGAGCCAACATCCACCATTGCGCAGGAATGTGATCCGCCTGCCGCAATAATCGACGTTGTTGAACTCGACACCCCTGGCGCCCCCTGAACCTTCACAGGCCCCGAGCTCGCCCCCGGATCTCCATCTAACCGCCCATCCCCCGGACTCCCCCAACACCACCCATTCGCCCCCTGAGCCGTCACCGCGCAGGTATGCGCATCGCCGGCGGCGACGGCCACGAAGGTGTCGATGGTGGTGCCGCCGCTGGTGATCTCCACGCGAGTGCGGTCGTCGACGGGGGTGCCGGTGCCGAGTTGGCCATCAATGGAAAGCCCCCAGCAATAAAGCGCTTCATCGCTGGTAATTCCACAAGTATGGGTGCTGCCTGTGGCAACCTGCAGCCAGCTCAACCCTTCACTTACATCTTGCGGAGTGTTGTAAGATGAAGCGCTGCCGGACGCCGAGATAACCTGACCGGCAGTGTTGTATCCCCAACACCACAAACTCCCATCCTCCTTAACTCCACAGGTATGCTGCCCCCCCGCGCTCACCTGAGNNNNNNNNNNNTCGCCTGTGAGGGGCTGGCCTTCCCCGAAGGTGAGGCCGAGGTGGTCATCACGCTCAACGCCTGCGCTACCGGTCTGGAGCCGGTGCACTGCCTGGAAGAGCAGGTTTACACATTCACGTATCAAGCCCCCACCTGGACGCAGGTGGCCACCGGCGCCGAGCACTCCTGCGGCATCCTCGACGACGGCACGTTGTGGTGTTGGGGTAATAACGGCAGCGGTCGCCTGGGCGACGGATCCAGCACCCAGCGCAGCCAGCCCACGCGAGTGGCTGGTGATGGCGTGTGGGCTCAGGTGAGCGCGGGGGGGCAGCATACCTGTGGAGTTAAGGAGGATGGGAGTTTGTGGTGTTGGGGGTTGAAT
It contains:
- a CDS encoding RCC1 domain-containing protein → QVSAGGQHTCGVKEDGSLWCWGYNTAGQVISASGSASSYNTPQDVSEGLSWLQVATGSTHTCGITSDEALYCWGLSIDGQLGTGTPVDDRTRVEITSGGTTIDTFVAVAAGDAHTCAVTAQGANGWCWGSPGDGRLDGDPGASSGPVKVQGAPGVSSSTTSIIAAGGSHSCAMVDVGSENRTYCWGNGDSGQNGHNSEPDVAQVNGFTFSQITAGKEHTCAIADEVAYCWGRASEGRLGHNQNTNTSPTEVNSELNGWSGIAAGGEHSCGIADNVMYCWGRNNAGQLGHPGSGATPTPVAWPYSP